In Alkalihalobacterium alkalinitrilicum, a genomic segment contains:
- a CDS encoding PP2C family protein-serine/threonine phosphatase, translating into MIEAESRDLTLQSDYKDLLRGFLENKSEQDLYGAQQYSKRLLENQISPEDMVSLHCEVLEEMFEEISPEIKESFSVLLEVMVGYGLAYREHQSLRDKQKELEMQIDVAAKMQQTLLPKKIPQLPDVDIGVTSVPAGKMSGDYYYCVKNEGGHLGVAIADIIGKGIPAAMCMSMIKYGIDSIPAHRMEPSSLLENLNRVVAQNIDASMFITMMYGSYNPNQHTFTYSGAGHEPGFYYIAARDEFVDLYAKGLVLGVSKSTTFREYSHEVEVGDAIILLSDGVTECRVGERFIERTEITDIIRRYIDRPAQEIVEKVYDELAQLQDFELKDDFTLMFLRRQV; encoded by the coding sequence GTGATTGAAGCTGAAAGTCGCGATTTAACTTTACAATCCGATTATAAAGATTTACTTCGTGGTTTTTTAGAGAATAAAAGTGAACAGGACTTGTATGGTGCTCAGCAATATAGTAAACGTCTACTTGAAAATCAAATTTCCCCCGAAGATATGGTAAGTTTACATTGTGAAGTTTTAGAAGAGATGTTTGAGGAGATTTCTCCTGAAATTAAAGAATCTTTTTCGGTTTTGCTTGAAGTGATGGTAGGTTACGGACTAGCCTACCGAGAACATCAAAGCTTAAGAGATAAGCAAAAAGAGTTAGAGATGCAAATTGATGTAGCCGCTAAAATGCAACAGACACTATTGCCTAAAAAAATACCACAGTTGCCTGATGTTGATATAGGTGTTACAAGTGTCCCAGCAGGAAAGATGAGTGGAGACTATTATTACTGTGTAAAAAATGAAGGTGGACATCTTGGGGTTGCGATTGCAGATATTATCGGGAAAGGGATTCCGGCAGCGATGTGTATGTCAATGATCAAATACGGGATTGACAGTATACCAGCTCATCGTATGGAACCGAGTTCGTTACTCGAAAACTTAAACCGAGTCGTTGCTCAAAATATTGATGCCAGTATGTTTATTACGATGATGTATGGGTCTTATAATCCTAATCAACACACATTTACTTACTCAGGTGCAGGTCATGAACCAGGTTTTTATTATATTGCGGCCAGAGACGAATTTGTAGATTTATATGCTAAGGGCTTGGTTTTAGGGGTGTCCAAAAGCACGACTTTTCGTGAGTACAGTCATGAAGTTGAGGTCGGCGATGCTATTATTTTATTATCAGACGGTGTAACAGAATGTAGAGTGGGAGAGCGTTTTATTGAACGGACAGAAATTACGGACATCATTCGTCGGTATATTGATCGGCCAG
- a CDS encoding anti-sigma regulatory factor gives MEIQSCVEVKSEWEIVAARQAGRNLAKEIGFGTVDQARIATAISELARNIYLYAKQGKVCIERVVGTETNLFQQGIKITALDEGPGIEDVRQVMEDGFTTSGGLGAGLPGVKRLMDDFQIETNVGEGTIITITKWMR, from the coding sequence ATGGAAATCCAATCCTGTGTAGAGGTAAAGAGTGAATGGGAAATTGTTGCAGCTAGACAAGCTGGTAGAAACTTGGCTAAAGAAATTGGCTTTGGTACCGTAGATCAGGCTAGGATTGCAACTGCGATTTCTGAACTTGCTCGTAATATCTATTTATATGCAAAACAAGGGAAGGTCTGTATAGAACGAGTTGTTGGTACAGAAACAAACTTGTTTCAACAAGGAATAAAAATTACAGCTTTAGATGAGGGACCAGGAATAGAAGATGTACGACAAGTGATGGAGGATGGTTTTACAACATCGGGTGGATTAGGTGCTGGACTGCCTGGTGTTAAGCGCTTGATGGATGATTTTCAAATTGAAACAAATGTAGGGGAAGGGACTATAATCACGATTACGAAATGGATGAGATAA
- a CDS encoding STAS domain-containing protein → MRIPILKLKNYLLVSVQIELDDQTALQFQEDLLNKIHKEGSIGVVIDLTSVEMIDSFIAKVLGDVVDMSSLMGAKVVLTGIQPAVAITLVDMGVGLGGVQTALDLEQGLEKLQQVLEG, encoded by the coding sequence ATGCGAATCCCGATATTAAAGTTGAAAAATTATTTACTGGTCAGTGTTCAGATAGAGCTCGATGATCAAACAGCTCTTCAATTTCAAGAAGATTTGCTCAATAAAATTCATAAAGAAGGATCGATAGGTGTTGTGATTGACTTAACATCTGTAGAAATGATTGACTCTTTTATTGCAAAAGTACTAGGGGACGTTGTTGATATGTCCAGTTTAATGGGAGCAAAAGTAGTGCTTACCGGAATACAACCTGCTGTTGCCATCACGCTAGTTGATATGGGAGTCGGGTTAGGTGGTGTCCAAACGGCGCTCGATTTAGAGCAAGGGTTGGAAAAGTTGCAGCAAGTATTGGAGGGGTAA
- a CDS encoding STAS domain-containing protein: MASLQPDIIEIILQNKVEIKARWLKEVEAVRKETYMENVSEHIFENTNREFVELILDTLHWSQVEATERIGQYSDRLVQVGLQLEYITQGLQAFRRVILEMLTERESDGKKIVSLFYEIETWIDGIINKVIHNYTGSWENTFELQKLSLLELSAPLIPIFENISVMPLIGTIDTARAKLIMENLLNGVIKHRAQVVLIDITGVPIVDTMVAHHIIQAAEAVRLVGSKCILVGIRPEIAQTIVNLGIDLSHFPTKSTLRVGVQTALELTNK; encoded by the coding sequence GTGGCATCATTGCAGCCAGATATTATTGAAATTATTTTGCAAAACAAAGTTGAAATAAAAGCCCGATGGTTAAAAGAAGTAGAAGCAGTCCGGAAAGAAACGTATATGGAAAATGTATCAGAACATATCTTTGAAAATACGAATCGAGAGTTTGTAGAGTTAATTTTAGATACGCTTCATTGGAGTCAGGTTGAAGCAACAGAACGGATAGGACAATATTCGGATCGCTTAGTTCAAGTAGGTTTGCAGTTGGAGTATATTACCCAAGGTCTACAAGCATTCCGTCGTGTCATCTTAGAGATGTTAACAGAAAGAGAAAGTGATGGTAAGAAAATCGTTTCTTTATTTTATGAGATTGAGACGTGGATTGATGGCATTATTAATAAAGTAATCCATAACTACACAGGTTCATGGGAGAATACTTTTGAGTTACAAAAGTTATCTTTATTAGAGCTTTCTGCTCCACTCATCCCTATATTTGAAAATATTTCAGTTATGCCTCTGATTGGAACGATCGATACAGCTAGAGCAAAATTAATTATGGAAAACTTATTGAATGGTGTTATTAAGCATCGCGCTCAAGTTGTCCTAATTGATATTACGGGTGTACCAATTGTCGATACAATGGTGGCTCATCATATTATTCAAGCAGCAGAAGCTGTGCGTCTGGTAGGATCTAAGTGCATTTTAGTTGGAATTAGGCCAGAGATTGCGCAAACAATCGTGAACTTAGGCATTGATCTAAGTCACTTCCCAACAAAGAGTACCCTCCGAGTCGGGGTGCAAACTGCGCTTGAACTCACAAATAAGTAA